In Streptomyces sp. NBC_01439, the following are encoded in one genomic region:
- the hemW gene encoding radical SAM family heme chaperone HemW: MPSALPDGEPMPEDGALPSHALVGAGERPLGFYLHVPYCATRCGYCDFNTYTATELRGTGGVLASRENYADTLIDEVRLARKVLGDDPRAVRTVFVGGGTPTLLPARDLVRMLAAIRDEFGLAEDAEITTEANPESVNPEYLAELRAGGFNRVSFGMQSAKQHVLKVLDRTHTPGRPEACVAEARAAGFEHVNLDLIYGTPGESDEDWRATLSAALGAGPDHISAYALIVEEGTQLARRIRRGEVPMTDDDVHADRYLIADSVMVEAGYAWYEVSNWATSEAGRCLHNELYWRGADWWGAGPGAHSHVGGVRWWNVKHPGAYAAALAEGRSPGAGREILSEEDRRVERILLELRLVDGVPLSLLAPAGLAASRKALADGLLDAVPYEAGRAVLTLRGRLLADAVVRDLVD, encoded by the coding sequence ATGCCTTCCGCACTCCCCGACGGTGAACCCATGCCCGAAGACGGCGCGCTGCCGTCGCACGCCCTGGTGGGCGCGGGGGAGCGGCCGCTCGGGTTCTACCTGCACGTCCCGTACTGCGCCACGCGCTGCGGGTACTGCGACTTCAACACCTACACGGCCACCGAGCTGCGGGGCACCGGCGGTGTGCTCGCCTCCCGGGAGAACTACGCCGACACCCTGATCGACGAGGTCCGCCTCGCGCGGAAGGTGCTCGGGGACGACCCGCGGGCCGTACGGACGGTGTTCGTGGGCGGCGGCACGCCCACGCTGCTGCCCGCCCGGGACCTCGTACGGATGCTCGCGGCGATCCGGGACGAATTCGGCCTGGCCGAGGACGCCGAGATCACCACCGAGGCCAACCCGGAGTCCGTGAACCCGGAGTACCTCGCCGAGCTGCGCGCCGGGGGCTTCAACCGGGTCTCCTTCGGCATGCAGAGCGCCAAGCAACACGTCCTGAAGGTGCTCGACCGCACCCACACGCCGGGGCGCCCCGAGGCGTGCGTCGCCGAGGCGCGGGCGGCGGGCTTCGAGCACGTCAACCTCGACCTGATCTACGGCACGCCCGGGGAGTCGGACGAGGACTGGCGGGCCACCCTCTCGGCAGCGCTGGGCGCCGGGCCGGACCACATCAGCGCCTACGCGCTGATCGTCGAGGAGGGCACGCAGCTCGCGCGCCGGATCCGCCGCGGCGAGGTCCCGATGACGGACGACGACGTGCACGCCGACCGGTACCTGATCGCGGACTCGGTCATGGTCGAGGCCGGGTACGCCTGGTACGAGGTCTCGAACTGGGCCACCTCGGAGGCCGGGCGCTGCCTGCACAACGAGCTGTACTGGCGCGGCGCCGACTGGTGGGGCGCGGGCCCGGGCGCGCACTCGCACGTGGGCGGGGTGCGGTGGTGGAACGTGAAGCACCCGGGTGCCTACGCCGCGGCGCTGGCGGAGGGCCGCTCCCCGGGCGCGGGACGCGAGATCCTCTCCGAGGAGGACCGGCGGGTGGAGCGGATCCTGCTGGAGCTGCGCCTCGTGGACGGGGTCCCGCTGTCCCTGCTCGCCCCGGCCGGACTGGCCGCCTCCCGCAAGGCCCTGGCGGACGGGCTGCTGGACGCCGTGCCGTACGAGGCCGGGCGTGCCGTGCTGACCCTGCGGGGGCGGTTGCTGGCCGACGCGGTGGTCCGGGACCTGGTGGACTGA
- a CDS encoding Uma2 family endonuclease, which translates to MTAVDDRRMTEYFESFEAPEGVKVELLRGEIVMMAGPDVVHNLIVLFVQRQIPVGRWYPLQTQDVDIPAESSEPQPDLVVLPSEAAPESGRLVPASALAMVVEVVSKTSKLRDYVTKRSIYAAGGIPTYLIIDPFQAKCVVLTEPFGAGEEADYRTERTSKFGEPVPLDVLGVTLDTTEFDTLP; encoded by the coding sequence ATGACCGCTGTGGACGATCGCCGGATGACCGAGTACTTCGAGAGCTTCGAGGCTCCCGAGGGGGTCAAGGTTGAGCTCCTCAGGGGGGAAATCGTGATGATGGCGGGGCCCGACGTGGTCCACAACCTGATCGTCCTGTTCGTCCAGCGGCAGATCCCCGTGGGACGCTGGTACCCGCTCCAGACGCAGGACGTGGACATTCCGGCGGAGTCGTCCGAGCCGCAGCCGGACCTCGTGGTCCTGCCGAGCGAGGCAGCGCCCGAGTCGGGCCGGTTGGTGCCCGCTTCAGCTCTGGCGATGGTGGTCGAGGTCGTCTCCAAGACCAGCAAGCTGCGCGACTACGTGACGAAGCGCTCCATCTACGCGGCGGGCGGCATCCCCACCTATTTGATCATCGACCCCTTCCAGGCCAAGTGCGTGGTGCTCACCGAACCTTTCGGCGCCGGAGAGGAAGCCGACTACCGGACCGAGCGGACCAGCAAGTTCGGTGAACCGGTCCCGCTCGACGTCCTCGGTGTCACGCTCGACACCACGGAGTTCGACACCCTGCCGTAG
- a CDS encoding DUF3097 domain-containing protein → MREYSPDLTPQWKRPEAVPEVAADPDLVVEVAGTDFCGAVVACEAGTVTLEDRFGKRRVFPMEPRAFLLDGAVVTLVRPARRPSGPLLTASGSLAVPGARARVARAGRIYVEGRHDAELVERVWGDDLRIEGVVVEYLEGVDDLPAVVADFAPAPDARLGVLVDHLVPGSKESRIAASVTCPDVLVVGHPYVDVWQAVKPSALGIRAWPVVPPGQDWKKGVCRALGWPQNTGAAWQHVLSRVTSYKDLEPTLLGRVEELIDFVTAPV, encoded by the coding sequence ATGCGCGAGTACTCCCCCGACCTGACCCCGCAGTGGAAGCGACCCGAGGCCGTGCCGGAGGTGGCGGCGGATCCCGACCTGGTGGTCGAGGTGGCCGGTACGGACTTCTGCGGCGCGGTGGTGGCCTGCGAGGCGGGCACGGTGACCCTGGAGGACCGCTTCGGCAAACGGCGGGTGTTCCCGATGGAGCCGCGCGCCTTCCTGTTGGACGGCGCCGTGGTCACCCTGGTCCGGCCCGCGCGCCGGCCCTCCGGTCCGCTCCTGACGGCTTCGGGCTCGCTGGCCGTGCCCGGGGCGCGGGCGCGCGTGGCGCGGGCCGGCCGGATCTACGTCGAGGGCCGGCACGACGCGGAGCTGGTGGAGCGGGTCTGGGGTGACGACCTGCGGATCGAGGGCGTGGTGGTGGAGTACCTGGAGGGCGTCGACGACCTCCCGGCCGTCGTCGCCGACTTCGCCCCGGCCCCGGACGCGCGCCTCGGCGTCCTGGTCGACCACCTCGTCCCGGGTTCGAAGGAGTCCCGCATCGCGGCGTCGGTGACCTGCCCGGACGTCTTGGTCGTGGGCCACCCGTACGTGGACGTCTGGCAGGCCGTGAAGCCGTCCGCGCTGGGCATCCGCGCGTGGCCGGTGGTCCCGCCCGGCCAGGACTGGAAGAAGGGGGTCTGCCGGGCCCTGGGCTGGCCGCAGAACACGGGCGCCGCCTGGCAGCACGTCCTGTCCCGGGTGACGTCCTACAAGGACCTGGAGCCGACGCTCCTGGGGCGCGTGGAGGAGCTGATCGACTTCGTCACGGCACCGGTTTGA
- a CDS encoding MBL fold metallo-hydrolase — translation MDVDWEGSGWERLTGRAGRRRLPVWDCTVGLVVGEDSVLLIDPGSCLREGAEVRAEAERLTGRSVTHIAFTHGHFDHVLGASAFPGAEVFGAVGLAALLAAEREELREDAVRQGLAEAEAAQAVDLMVLPRHSVSGEWTLELGGVQVLLANVGPGHSGHDLAVFVPGEREVVFCGDLVEESGEPMAGPDAAPGQWPAALDRLLSLGGDDALYVPGHGAVVGAEFVRAQRATLAARFGVSEA, via the coding sequence ATGGACGTGGATTGGGAAGGGTCGGGCTGGGAACGGCTGACCGGGCGGGCCGGCCGGCGGCGGCTGCCGGTGTGGGACTGCACCGTGGGGCTGGTGGTGGGCGAGGATTCGGTCCTCCTGATCGACCCCGGGTCGTGCCTGCGCGAGGGGGCCGAGGTGCGGGCCGAGGCGGAGCGGCTGACGGGGCGGAGCGTGACCCATATCGCATTCACGCACGGTCATTTCGATCATGTCCTGGGCGCGTCCGCCTTCCCCGGGGCCGAGGTGTTCGGGGCGGTCGGACTGGCCGCACTGCTGGCGGCGGAGCGCGAGGAGCTGCGCGAGGACGCGGTCCGGCAGGGGCTCGCGGAGGCGGAGGCGGCCCAGGCGGTGGACCTGATGGTGCTGCCCCGGCATTCGGTGTCGGGCGAGTGGACGCTGGAACTGGGCGGCGTGCAGGTGCTGTTGGCCAATGTGGGGCCCGGGCACAGCGGGCACGACCTGGCGGTCTTCGTACCGGGCGAGCGCGAGGTGGTCTTCTGCGGGGACCTGGTCGAGGAGTCGGGCGAGCCCATGGCGGGCCCGGACGCCGCCCCCGGGCAGTGGCCCGCCGCCCTGGACCGGCTGCTGTCACTGGGCGGGGACGACGCACTGTACGTGCCGGGTCACGGAGCGGTGGTCGGGGCGGAGTTCGTCCGTGCGCAACGCGCCACACTGGCGGCTCGTTTCGGCGTGTCGGAGGCGTGA
- the hrcA gene encoding heat-inducible transcriptional repressor HrcA, protein MLSERRLEVLRAIVQDYVGTEEPVGSKALTERHRLGVSPATVRNDMAVLEDEGYIAQPHTSAGRIPTDKGYRLFVDKLAGVKPLSSPERRAIQNFLDGAVDLDDVVGRTVRLLAQLTRQVAVVQYPSLTRSTVRHVELLSLAPARLMLVLITDTGRVEQRLVDCPSPFGETSLADLRARLNSRVVGRRFTDVPPLVQDLPESFEAEDRGTVSTVLATLLETLVEEAEERLMIGGTANLTRFGHDFPLTIRPVLEALEEQVVLLKLLGEANESGMAVRIGHENAYEGLNSTSVVSVGYGSGGEAVAKLGVVGPTRMDYPGTMGAVRAVARYVGQILAES, encoded by the coding sequence ATGCTCAGCGAACGCAGACTCGAAGTGCTGCGCGCCATCGTCCAGGACTACGTCGGGACGGAGGAGCCGGTCGGCTCCAAGGCGCTCACGGAGCGGCACCGGCTCGGCGTCTCGCCCGCCACCGTGCGCAACGACATGGCCGTGCTGGAGGACGAGGGCTACATCGCCCAGCCCCACACCAGCGCTGGCCGGATCCCCACCGACAAGGGCTACCGGCTCTTCGTCGACAAGCTGGCGGGGGTCAAGCCGCTGTCGTCGCCCGAGCGCCGGGCCATCCAGAACTTCCTCGACGGCGCCGTCGACCTCGACGACGTGGTCGGACGCACGGTGCGGCTGCTCGCTCAGCTCACCCGGCAGGTCGCCGTCGTCCAGTACCCGAGCCTGACCCGGTCGACCGTCCGGCACGTGGAGCTGCTCTCGCTCGCTCCCGCGCGCCTGATGCTCGTACTGATCACGGACACCGGGCGGGTCGAGCAGCGGCTCGTCGACTGCCCGAGCCCCTTCGGGGAGACCTCGCTGGCGGACCTGCGGGCCCGGCTCAACAGCCGGGTCGTCGGGCGCCGCTTCACCGATGTGCCCCCGCTCGTCCAGGACCTCCCCGAATCCTTCGAGGCCGAGGACCGCGGCACGGTCTCCACCGTGCTCGCGACGCTCCTCGAAACCCTGGTCGAGGAAGCCGAAGAGCGGCTGATGATCGGCGGTACCGCCAATCTCACCCGCTTCGGACACGATTTTCCCCTGACGATCAGGCCGGTGCTCGAAGCACTCGAGGAGCAGGTCGTGCTCCTCAAGCTGCTGGGCGAGGCCAACGAGTCGGGAATGGCCGTACGGATCGGGCACGAGAACGCCTACGAGGGACTGAACTCCACGTCGGTCGTCTCGGTCGGTTACGGTTCGGGCGGCGAAGCAGTCGCCAAACTCGGCGTGGTCGGACCGACCCGCATGGACTACCCCGGAACGATGGGAGCGGTACGCGCAGTGGCACGTTACGTCGGACAGATCCTGGCGGAGTCGTAA
- the dnaJ gene encoding molecular chaperone DnaJ — translation MATDYYAVLGVRRDASQDEIKKAFRRLARELHPDVNPDPKTQERFKEINAAYEVLSDPQKKQVYDLGGDPLSSSGGGGGAGGFGAGGFGNFSDIMDAFFGQASQRGPRSRTRRGQDAMIRLDLELDEAAFGTTKDIQVDTAVVCNTCSGEGAAPGTSAQTCDMCRGRGEVSQVTRSFLGQVMTSRPCPQCQGFGTVVPTPCHECAGDGRVRSRRSLTVKIPAGVENGTRIQLAGEGEVGPGGGPAGDLYVEIHELAHPTFQRRGDDLHCTVTIPMTAAALGTKCPLETLDGLEEIDIRPGTGSGQAIPLHGRGVTHLRGGGRGDLIVHVEVTTPGKLDAQQEDLLRQLAKLRGEERPMGQFAPGQQGLFSRLKDAFNGR, via the coding sequence GTGGCCACGGACTACTACGCCGTTCTCGGCGTGCGCCGCGACGCATCGCAGGACGAGATCAAGAAGGCCTTCCGGCGCCTCGCGCGTGAACTCCACCCGGATGTGAATCCGGACCCGAAGACGCAGGAGCGCTTCAAGGAGATCAACGCGGCCTACGAGGTGCTGTCGGACCCGCAGAAGAAGCAGGTCTACGACCTCGGCGGCGACCCGCTGTCCTCCTCGGGCGGCGGCGGCGGAGCGGGCGGCTTCGGAGCGGGTGGCTTCGGCAACTTCTCCGACATCATGGACGCCTTCTTCGGCCAGGCCTCGCAGCGCGGCCCGCGCTCGCGGACCCGGCGCGGCCAGGACGCGATGATCCGTCTCGACCTGGAACTGGACGAGGCGGCCTTCGGGACGACCAAGGACATCCAGGTCGACACGGCCGTCGTCTGCAACACCTGCTCCGGTGAGGGCGCCGCTCCCGGCACCTCGGCGCAGACGTGTGACATGTGCCGCGGCCGAGGTGAGGTCTCGCAGGTCACCCGGTCCTTCCTGGGCCAGGTCATGACCTCGCGCCCCTGCCCGCAGTGCCAGGGCTTCGGCACCGTGGTCCCGACCCCGTGCCACGAGTGCGCGGGCGACGGCCGTGTCCGCTCCCGCCGCAGCCTCACGGTCAAGATCCCGGCGGGCGTCGAGAACGGCACCCGGATCCAGCTCGCGGGCGAGGGCGAGGTCGGCCCCGGCGGCGGCCCCGCCGGCGACCTGTACGTGGAGATCCACGAGCTGGCGCACCCGACCTTCCAACGGCGCGGGGACGACCTGCACTGCACGGTCACCATTCCGATGACGGCGGCCGCGCTGGGCACCAAGTGCCCGCTGGAGACGCTGGACGGACTGGAGGAGATCGACATCCGACCCGGCACCGGGTCCGGCCAGGCGATCCCGCTGCACGGGCGCGGCGTCACCCACCTGCGCGGTGGCGGACGCGGCGACCTGATCGTGCACGTCGAGGTCACCACCCCGGGCAAGCTGGACGCCCAGCAGGAGGACCTGCTCCGCCAGCTGGCGAAGCTGCGCGGCGAGGAGCGGCCGATGGGTCAGTTCGCGCCGGGTCAGCAGGGTCTGTTCAGCCGTCTGAAGGACGCTTTCAACGGTCGCTGA
- a CDS encoding nitronate monooxygenase: MSSAPNGLSPYPIVQAPMAGGASCPALAAAVCESGGLGFLAGGYKTADGMYQEIKQVRALTRRRFGVNLFMPQTGYVDPAAVEAYRGQLAGEASWYEISLAEEDIIGTSDDGYDAKIAILLEDPVPVVSFTFGCPSFAALAALRKAGTYTVVTVTSAEEARSAQYAGADAVCVQGAEAGGHQGTHRDDPQIDGTATVGLLALVAQVREAVALPIIAAGGVMRGAQIAALLAAGAESAQLGTAFLACPESGADPVHKKALTDPLFVRTELTRAFSGRPARGLVNRFMREHGPYAPAAYPQVHHLTSGLRKAAAAAGDPQGMALWAGQGHRLARPLPAGELVEVLTAELAQAQSTLKARQMRSAS; encoded by the coding sequence ATGTCCTCGGCACCGAACGGTCTCTCCCCGTACCCGATCGTGCAGGCTCCCATGGCGGGCGGCGCCTCCTGCCCCGCGCTCGCCGCCGCCGTGTGCGAGTCGGGCGGACTGGGCTTCCTGGCCGGCGGCTACAAGACCGCCGACGGGATGTACCAGGAGATCAAGCAGGTGCGCGCGCTGACCCGGCGCCGTTTCGGCGTCAACCTCTTCATGCCGCAGACCGGTTACGTCGATCCGGCCGCCGTGGAGGCCTACCGCGGGCAGCTGGCCGGTGAGGCGAGTTGGTACGAGATCTCGCTCGCGGAGGAGGACATCATCGGCACCAGCGACGACGGCTACGATGCCAAGATCGCCATCCTCCTCGAAGACCCGGTCCCGGTGGTCTCGTTCACCTTCGGCTGTCCCTCCTTCGCGGCCCTGGCGGCCCTGCGCAAGGCCGGCACGTACACCGTCGTCACGGTGACCTCCGCCGAGGAGGCCCGCAGCGCCCAGTACGCCGGTGCGGACGCGGTCTGCGTCCAGGGCGCCGAGGCCGGCGGTCACCAGGGCACCCACCGGGACGACCCGCAGATCGACGGCACGGCGACCGTGGGCCTCCTCGCGCTGGTGGCGCAGGTGCGGGAGGCCGTGGCGCTCCCGATCATCGCGGCGGGCGGGGTCATGCGGGGCGCGCAGATCGCGGCCCTGCTGGCGGCGGGCGCGGAGTCGGCGCAGCTCGGGACGGCCTTCCTGGCCTGCCCGGAATCGGGGGCGGACCCGGTCCACAAGAAGGCGCTGACGGACCCGCTGTTCGTCCGCACCGAGCTGACCCGGGCCTTCTCCGGGCGGCCGGCGCGGGGGCTGGTGAACCGCTTCATGCGCGAGCACGGGCCGTACGCCCCGGCCGCGTACCCGCAGGTCCACCACCTGACCTCGGGGCTGCGCAAGGCCGCCGCCGCGGCCGGGGACCCGCAGGGCATGGCCCTGTGGGCGGGGCAGGGGCACCGGCTGGCGCGACCACTGCCGGCGGGGGAGCTGGTGGAAGTGCTGACGGCCGAACTGGCCCAGGCGCAGAGCACGTTGAAGGCAAGGCAGATGAGGAGTGCGTCATGA
- a CDS encoding 16S rRNA (uracil(1498)-N(3))-methyltransferase has protein sequence MTAPVFVVEEVPAGPEFVLDGPEGRHAVSVKRLNPGEDVVLTDGLGHWAEGVVKAAEGKDRLVVTDLHTVAEEPEPEVRITVVQALPKGDRGELAVETMTETGVDAIVPWQASRCITQWRGDRGAKSLAKWRATAREAGKQSRRVRFPEVAEAMSTKQVAALLAGADLAMVLHEDRDAPSGALATAELPKTGSVVLVVGPEGGVSPEELAVFAAAGAHPYRLGRSVLRTSTAGTAATAVLLARTGRWS, from the coding sequence ATGACCGCCCCGGTGTTCGTGGTGGAAGAGGTCCCCGCGGGGCCGGAGTTCGTCCTGGACGGCCCGGAGGGCCGGCACGCGGTGTCCGTGAAACGCCTGAACCCGGGAGAGGACGTGGTCCTCACGGACGGGCTCGGCCACTGGGCGGAGGGCGTGGTCAAGGCCGCCGAGGGCAAGGACCGGCTGGTCGTCACGGACCTGCACACCGTCGCGGAGGAGCCGGAGCCGGAAGTGCGGATCACGGTGGTCCAGGCACTCCCCAAGGGGGACCGGGGCGAGCTGGCCGTCGAGACGATGACCGAGACCGGCGTGGACGCGATCGTGCCCTGGCAGGCCTCGCGCTGCATCACGCAGTGGCGCGGCGACCGCGGAGCCAAGTCACTGGCCAAGTGGCGGGCCACGGCCCGGGAGGCGGGCAAGCAGTCCCGCCGGGTGCGCTTCCCGGAGGTGGCCGAGGCCATGTCCACCAAGCAGGTGGCGGCGCTGCTGGCCGGCGCCGACCTGGCGATGGTGCTCCACGAGGACCGCGACGCCCCGTCCGGGGCGCTGGCGACGGCCGAGCTCCCGAAGACCGGTTCCGTGGTGCTGGTGGTCGGCCCGGAGGGCGGTGTCTCCCCGGAGGAGCTGGCCGTCTTCGCCGCCGCGGGAGCCCACCCCTATCGCCTGGGCCGCTCCGTCCTGCGGACCTCCACGGCCGGGACGGCGGCCACGGCGGTGCTGCTGGCCCGCACGGGCCGCTGGTCGTGA
- a CDS encoding histidine triad nucleotide-binding protein, with protein sequence MAGEPQADCLFCKIVAGQIPATVVRETETTVAFRDINPQAPTHVLVIPKVHYADAASLVAAEPGVAADILREAGQVALDEKIVEHGYRVVFNTGSGAGQTVFHAHAHVLGGRGLQWPPG encoded by the coding sequence ATGGCCGGGGAACCGCAGGCCGACTGCCTGTTCTGCAAGATCGTCGCGGGGCAGATCCCCGCGACCGTGGTACGGGAGACCGAGACCACGGTCGCCTTCCGGGACATCAACCCGCAGGCGCCCACGCACGTGCTCGTCATCCCCAAGGTGCACTACGCCGATGCGGCCTCCCTCGTGGCGGCCGAGCCGGGCGTCGCCGCCGACATACTGCGCGAGGCCGGCCAGGTCGCCCTCGACGAGAAGATCGTCGAACACGGCTACCGGGTCGTGTTCAACACCGGCTCCGGCGCCGGGCAGACCGTCTTCCACGCCCACGCGCACGTCCTCGGCGGCCGCGGCCTCCAGTGGCCCCCCGGATAG
- a CDS encoding ribonuclease Z, whose amino-acid sequence MSVREFVVLGTASQVPTRHRNHNGYLLRWDGEGILFDPGEGTQRQMLRAGVAAHDINRICITHFHGDHSLGLAGVIQRINLDQVPHPVTAHYPASGQKFFDRLRYATAYRETVPLREEPVAADGVLAQGSSYVLEARLLSHPVESFGYRITEPDGRRMVPELLARHGIMGPDVGRIQREGRLGEVTLDEVSEPRPGQRFAFVMDTRLCPGVDALAEGCDMLVIESTFLDEDERLATDHGHLTAGQAARVARDAGVRHLVLTHFSQRYTDPAEFERQARAAGFEGELTVAADLVRVPLPKRG is encoded by the coding sequence GTGTCCGTACGAGAGTTCGTGGTGCTGGGCACGGCCAGCCAGGTGCCCACCCGCCACCGCAACCACAACGGCTACCTGCTGCGCTGGGACGGCGAGGGCATCCTCTTCGACCCGGGCGAGGGAACCCAGCGCCAGATGCTGCGCGCCGGGGTGGCCGCGCACGACATCAACCGGATCTGCATCACCCACTTCCACGGTGACCACAGCCTCGGCCTCGCCGGGGTGATCCAGCGGATCAACCTCGACCAGGTCCCGCACCCCGTCACCGCGCACTACCCGGCCTCGGGGCAGAAGTTCTTCGACCGGCTGCGGTACGCCACCGCCTACCGGGAGACCGTCCCGCTCCGCGAGGAGCCGGTGGCGGCGGACGGCGTGCTCGCGCAGGGGTCCTCGTACGTCCTGGAGGCCCGACTGCTCTCGCACCCGGTCGAGTCCTTCGGCTACCGGATCACCGAGCCCGACGGGCGACGCATGGTGCCCGAGCTGCTCGCGCGCCACGGGATCATGGGGCCGGACGTGGGCCGGATCCAGCGCGAGGGGCGGCTCGGCGAGGTCACCCTGGACGAGGTCAGCGAACCCCGGCCCGGGCAGCGGTTCGCGTTCGTCATGGACACCCGGCTCTGCCCGGGCGTGGACGCGCTGGCCGAGGGCTGCGACATGCTGGTGATCGAGTCGACCTTCCTCGACGAGGACGAACGGCTGGCCACCGACCACGGGCACCTGACCGCCGGCCAGGCGGCGCGGGTGGCGCGGGACGCCGGCGTGCGGCACCTGGTGCTGACGCACTTCTCGCAGCGCTACACCGACCCGGCCGAGTTCGAGCGCCAGGCCCGCGCGGCCGGCTTCGAGGGCGAGCTCACCGTGGCCGCGGACCTGGTGCGGGTGCCCCTGCCCAAGCGGGGCTGA
- a CDS encoding carbohydrate kinase family protein — MTGRDYEIRAAAVDPLGPLRDPREPGCDVFLTGTVFLDIIFTGLDSAPVRGTESWARGMGSSPGGVANMATALARLGLRTSLAAAFGDDHYGEYCWDALEQGEGIDLSMSHTIPGWHSPVTVSMAYEGERTMVSHGHEAPPPAGPGPFPQCPPRARAAVAALGPGRGEEWIGEAARRGSRIFADVGWDESGRWDLGALADLEHCEAFLPNAGEAMRYTRTDCPRAAARALAEKVPIAVVTMGAEGSYAVDGRTGETAHVPGITVDELDPTGAGDVYVAGFVTGTLAGWPLADRLAFAGLTAALSVQEFGGSLSAPGWPEVAHWWRDAPQELRGRYGFLDDLVPPGGTPAARRRAVPTIGFRHSL, encoded by the coding sequence GTGACCGGTCGGGACTACGAAATCCGCGCAGCAGCAGTGGACCCGCTCGGTCCGCTACGTGACCCCCGGGAACCCGGCTGTGACGTCTTCCTGACCGGAACGGTCTTCCTCGACATCATCTTCACCGGCCTCGACTCGGCCCCCGTGCGCGGTACGGAGTCCTGGGCGCGCGGCATGGGCTCCAGCCCCGGCGGCGTCGCCAACATGGCCACCGCCCTGGCCCGGCTCGGCCTGCGCACCTCGCTGGCGGCCGCATTCGGGGACGACCACTACGGCGAGTACTGCTGGGACGCCCTCGAACAGGGCGAGGGAATCGATCTGTCCATGTCGCACACCATCCCCGGCTGGCACAGCCCCGTCACCGTTTCGATGGCCTACGAGGGTGAGCGCACGATGGTCTCGCACGGCCACGAGGCTCCGCCGCCGGCCGGCCCCGGGCCCTTCCCGCAGTGCCCGCCACGGGCCCGCGCGGCCGTGGCGGCCCTGGGACCCGGCCGCGGCGAGGAGTGGATCGGCGAGGCCGCCCGGCGCGGCTCGCGGATCTTCGCGGACGTGGGATGGGACGAGAGCGGCCGGTGGGACCTGGGCGCCCTGGCCGACCTGGAGCACTGCGAGGCCTTCCTGCCGAACGCGGGCGAGGCGATGCGCTACACGCGGACCGACTGTCCGAGAGCCGCGGCCCGGGCGCTGGCGGAGAAGGTGCCGATCGCGGTGGTGACCATGGGCGCGGAGGGCTCGTACGCGGTGGACGGGCGCACCGGGGAGACCGCGCACGTCCCCGGGATCACGGTGGACGAGCTGGACCCGACGGGGGCGGGAGACGTCTACGTGGCGGGCTTCGTGACCGGCACCCTGGCGGGCTGGCCGCTCGCGGACCGCCTCGCCTTCGCCGGGCTGACGGCGGCCCTGTCGGTGCAGGAGTTCGGCGGCTCCCTGTCGGCCCCCGGCTGGCCGGAGGTGGCCCACTGGTGGCGGGACGCCCCGCAGGAGCTGCGCGGCCGGTACGGCTTCCTGGACGATCTGGTCCCGCCGGGCGGGACTCCGGCGGCCCGGCGCAGGGCGGTACCGACGATCGGCTTCCGGCACTCGCTCTAG